From a region of the Candidatus Woesearchaeota archaeon genome:
- a CDS encoding methyltransferase domain-containing protein — MSDKTTKYYDAISSGYDELYGEEQRDKFKIITKEINPEKNETLLDIGCGNGISAEFFDCKILGVDPSKELIKKAKEKHSKKTWSIGKGECITKNYSNQKFDYIICVSTAHHIKNIKNLIKDIKELSKPTTKHCFSLLKNSKRNEEMLEEIQKKFRITKKILGDKDLIVFFE; from the coding sequence ATGAGCGATAAAACAACAAAATACTATGATGCAATATCTTCAGGTTACGATGAATTATACGGAGAAGAACAAAGAGACAAATTCAAAATCATAACAAAAGAAATAAATCCAGAAAAAAACGAAACACTTTTAGACATAGGATGCGGAAATGGAATAAGTGCGGAGTTCTTTGACTGCAAAATATTAGGGGTGGATCCTTCAAAAGAACTAATAAAAAAAGCTAAAGAAAAACACTCTAAAAAAACATGGAGCATAGGAAAAGGAGAATGCATAACCAAAAATTATTCAAACCAAAAATTCGATTATATAATATGCGTATCGACAGCACATCACATCAAAAACATAAAAAATCTTATCAAAGATATCAAAGAACTTTCAAAACCAACAACAAAACATTGTTTTTCTCTTCTCAAGAACAGTAAACGAAATGAAGAAATGTTGGAGGAAATACAAAAAAAATTCAGAATCACAAAAAAAATATTAGGAGACAAAGACTTAATTGTTTTCTTTGAATAA